Genomic window (Tripterygium wilfordii isolate XIE 37 chromosome 11, ASM1340144v1, whole genome shotgun sequence):
GAAAGATGATACCAAGCAGGCCATTTCACTGCAATATCATCCATATGGATAAATACCTTGGGATTCCAGTACTAGTAGGGAGAGCAAAAAGATTATTGTTTGATTCTGACAAATAAAGGATGTGGAATAAAGTGCAAGGGTGGTGGAATAAAAATTTATCTCGGGCAGGTAAAGAGATTCATGTGAAAGCTGTGATTCAGGCGATTCCAACACACATGATGAACTGTATGCGGATTCCAAAGGTTATCAGTGAAGAGTTTAATAGAATTATAAGGAAATTTTGGTGGGGCAATGCCGATAAACATTCTATTCACTGGATTGGCTGGGATGAGATGTGTTCGGCAAAGGGAGATGGGGGACTGGGCTTCAAAGATCTAGATCTTTTCAACTTGGCCTACTTGCCAAACAGGGATGGCGATTGTTACAAAATTCATCATTTCTTGGTGCGCGAGTCCTTAAAGGGAAATATTATCCTACAGGGTCTTTTATGAATGCTCAACGGAGACCTAGTAGCAGTTATGTTTGGCGGAGTTTTATGGAGGGTAGAGAAATTTTGTTGATGGGTTTAAGTATTGGTATTTGGGATGATATTTGGTCGCCAAATGTTAATGGGGGTAGGATTTTTACGAATCCACATACCTTACATCCCCGGGCCATGGTGTGGGAGC
Coding sequences:
- the LOC120008675 gene encoding uncharacterized mitochondrial protein AtMg00310-like; its protein translation is MWNKVQGWWNKNLSRAGKEIHVKAVIQAIPTHMMNCMRIPKVISEEFNRIIRKFWWGNADKHSIHWIGWDEMCSAKGDGGLGFKDLDLFNLAYLPNRDGDCYKIHHFLVRESLKGNIILQGLL